In the Gymnogyps californianus isolate 813 chromosome 3, ASM1813914v2, whole genome shotgun sequence genome, one interval contains:
- the LOC127015179 gene encoding cytochrome c oxidase assembly protein COX20, mitochondrial: MADEGDSEPRKSFKLLGFLDVKSVPCARESVLYGSLGSLVVGLGHFLATSRVRRSCDFAVGGFICTMLGYWFYCRYNLAQHRIQQRMLKEGMRNKILFEGSSLDPERKQTGNERSDS, encoded by the exons tccTTTAAACTCCTAGGATTTCTTGATGTTAAAAGTGTCCCATGTGCACGAGAATCAGTGCTCTATGGCTCCCTGGGATCTTTAGTTGTGGGTCTTGGACATTTTTTAGCAACTA gtagAGTTAGAAGATCTTGTGACTTTGCAGTTGGTGGCTTTATTTGCACAATGTTAGGATACTG GTTTTACTGCAGGTACAATTTGGCCCAACACAGGATCCAGCAAAGAATGCTTAAAGAaggaatgagaaacaaaattttatttgaaggCAGTTCTCTTgatccagaaagaaaacagactggCAATGAAAGAAGCGATTCATAG